The following proteins come from a genomic window of Aptenodytes patagonicus chromosome 21, bAptPat1.pri.cur, whole genome shotgun sequence:
- the NCMAP gene encoding noncompact myelin-associated protein isoform X1, translating into MCRITMTTAAPPINNTQFSVNVTTKYREQSLYQSSGAIVAAIVVGVIIIFTAVLLILKTYNRRMRVKRELEPKPTKPAMPPALGQNSNSVAQHPTVTFIPVDIHMQNR; encoded by the exons ATGTG ccGAATCACGATGACGACAGCCGCACCACCGATCAATAATACTCAGTTCTCAGTCAATGTGACCACAAAGTATCGAGAACAAAGTCTTTATCAAA GTTCTGGAGCAATAGTTGCTGCCATCGTAGTAGGagtgattattatttttacagcGGTTCTGCTCATATTGAAAACATATAACAG ACGCATGAGAGTGAAGCGGGAGCTGGAacccaaacccaccaaaccaGCAATGCCACCTGCTTTAGGGCAGAACAGCAACAGCGTGGCGCAGCATCCTACGGTGACTTTCATACCTGTGGATATCCACATGCAGAACAGATAA
- the NCMAP gene encoding noncompact myelin-associated protein isoform X2, which translates to MTTAAPPINNTQFSVNVTTKYREQSLYQSSGAIVAAIVVGVIIIFTAVLLILKTYNRRMRVKRELEPKPTKPAMPPALGQNSNSVAQHPTVTFIPVDIHMQNR; encoded by the exons ATGACGACAGCCGCACCACCGATCAATAATACTCAGTTCTCAGTCAATGTGACCACAAAGTATCGAGAACAAAGTCTTTATCAAA GTTCTGGAGCAATAGTTGCTGCCATCGTAGTAGGagtgattattatttttacagcGGTTCTGCTCATATTGAAAACATATAACAG ACGCATGAGAGTGAAGCGGGAGCTGGAacccaaacccaccaaaccaGCAATGCCACCTGCTTTAGGGCAGAACAGCAACAGCGTGGCGCAGCATCCTACGGTGACTTTCATACCTGTGGATATCCACATGCAGAACAGATAA